One stretch of Chitinophaga pendula DNA includes these proteins:
- a CDS encoding aldehyde dehydrogenase family protein yields MKIINSVYINGQFLPAYGQETASILSPLNGKAIASLTYANEEDTRAAICAADEALKSYAQSSIPERITYLQSIHDAIMDRMDDLIEATILEYGAPRDRARWANILAATTFTNYIAVLKDYPFERQVNESTVIMEPVGVAALFTPWNATAGSIAVKLAPALAAGCTVILKPSEFTPWQAQIVMEAIHTAALPTGVVNMVNGRGDVIGSAIMESPIVNKISFTGSTVVGKTLARQAVDTMKRVTLELGGKSANIILDDADLNQAIPMALQAAFMNNGQACIAGSRLLVPATKMAAVKAALIAAAPAFVVGNPEYADVNIGPLASQKQFDRVQHYIAAGIAAGAELIYGGPGRPDGLSEGYYVQPTIFFNVHKDMQIAQEEIFGPVLSVIAYHNEAEAVAIANESPYGLMAYISSTNMEKAQKIAAGLKAGRVLINTLKHDPFAPFGGYKESGIGRENGVYGLEEYLEIKTLIA; encoded by the coding sequence ATGAAAATCATCAACAGTGTTTATATCAACGGACAGTTCCTGCCTGCTTATGGACAAGAAACAGCTAGCATCTTGAGTCCGCTCAATGGCAAAGCAATAGCTTCATTGACCTATGCTAATGAAGAAGATACCAGGGCCGCTATCTGCGCAGCAGATGAAGCATTAAAATCCTATGCGCAAAGTAGCATCCCCGAAAGGATCACCTACCTCCAAAGCATACACGATGCCATCATGGATAGGATGGATGATCTCATAGAAGCAACCATCCTGGAATACGGTGCCCCGAGGGACCGTGCCAGGTGGGCTAACATACTGGCTGCCACTACATTTACTAATTACATTGCCGTGCTGAAAGACTATCCCTTTGAACGCCAGGTCAACGAATCTACGGTGATCATGGAGCCGGTAGGCGTAGCGGCCTTGTTTACACCGTGGAATGCCACTGCAGGCTCCATCGCCGTGAAGTTAGCCCCTGCCCTGGCCGCCGGCTGCACCGTGATCCTGAAACCCAGCGAATTCACCCCCTGGCAGGCACAGATTGTGATGGAAGCTATTCATACCGCAGCCTTGCCCACCGGCGTAGTCAATATGGTCAATGGAAGAGGAGATGTCATCGGCAGCGCGATCATGGAGAGCCCCATTGTCAACAAAATATCCTTTACTGGATCTACCGTAGTAGGAAAAACACTCGCACGCCAGGCAGTGGATACGATGAAAAGAGTCACACTGGAACTAGGCGGCAAATCAGCGAATATCATCCTGGATGATGCTGACCTGAACCAAGCAATTCCTATGGCGCTGCAAGCGGCATTTATGAACAACGGACAAGCTTGTATAGCAGGCTCCCGCCTGCTGGTGCCAGCAACAAAAATGGCGGCCGTAAAAGCCGCGCTGATAGCCGCGGCGCCCGCATTCGTCGTGGGCAATCCGGAATATGCAGATGTCAATATAGGACCACTCGCCAGCCAGAAACAATTCGATCGCGTCCAGCACTACATCGCCGCCGGCATCGCAGCGGGCGCCGAACTCATTTATGGTGGCCCTGGCCGCCCCGACGGATTGTCAGAAGGATACTATGTGCAACCAACCATCTTTTTTAATGTACATAAGGATATGCAGATCGCCCAGGAAGAAATATTCGGCCCCGTACTTAGCGTAATAGCCTATCACAACGAAGCCGAAGCCGTGGCCATCGCCAACGAATCACCTTACGGCCTCATGGCATATATCAGCTCAACAAATATGGAAAAGGCACAAAAAATAGCCGCCGGGTTGAAAGCTGGTAGAGTACTTATCAATACCTTGAAACACGACCCCTTCGCACCTTTTGGCGGATATAAAGAGTCCGGAATAGGAAGAGAAAATGGAGTATATGGTCTGGAAGAATACCTGGAAATAAAAACACTGATAGCATAA
- a CDS encoding Crp/Fnr family transcriptional regulator: MQETIMRQQLRQHIEKIVPLTDDEFEFIVTHFSIRHAKKREFVFKQGDAVEYTYFVVAGLLKLVFEEEESGKQHIVAFAMEDWWESDFLAFYSRTKATMSLQCIEETSMYCLTWEGYQQLCAGSRKMEHFFLIKANYGISAHNKEYCPLLLPTQKIAMSNSSGDILLFSSEYRRHCSHPISAYPEKPLVASDALHKPINIIVRFVTRQNALLYPSLHRTNYPLRAHWHILKE; this comes from the coding sequence ATGCAGGAAACAATCATGCGTCAACAGCTAAGACAACACATAGAGAAGATAGTGCCATTGACAGATGATGAGTTCGAATTTATTGTGACTCACTTCAGTATCCGGCATGCTAAGAAACGCGAGTTTGTCTTTAAACAGGGAGATGCCGTGGAATATACCTACTTCGTAGTGGCTGGCCTGCTGAAACTGGTGTTTGAAGAAGAAGAGTCCGGTAAACAGCATATCGTTGCCTTTGCCATGGAAGACTGGTGGGAAAGCGATTTCCTGGCTTTCTATTCGCGTACCAAAGCAACGATGTCCCTGCAGTGTATTGAAGAAACTTCCATGTACTGCCTTACATGGGAAGGCTATCAGCAATTGTGCGCCGGTTCACGTAAAATGGAACACTTTTTCCTCATCAAAGCAAACTATGGCATATCGGCTCACAACAAAGAATACTGTCCTTTATTACTGCCAACGCAAAAGATCGCTATGAGCAACTCCTCAGGCGATATCCTTCTCTTTTCCAGCGAGTACCGAAGACATTGCTCGCATCCTATCTCGGCGTATCCAGAGAAACCCTTAGTCGCTTCGGACGCTCTGCATAAGCCGATCAACATAATTGTGAGATTTGTCACACGTCAAAACGCTCTATTGTACCCATCTTTGCATCGTACAAATTATCCATTGCGCGCGCACTGGCACATCCTAAAAGAATAA
- a CDS encoding RidA family protein — protein sequence MEKRIINPWQWQDQRSYVQAVEVKEVTGTLYCAGQAAVHADGTSSNADMRTQLLLAIENLEKVISEAGYECKNIIRLNILSSSSEEFFSCFDTFQEWIAQHGIKQVSTFFEVPKLFETLKVELEAIVVK from the coding sequence ATGGAAAAGCGAATAATCAATCCCTGGCAATGGCAGGATCAACGTAGCTATGTCCAGGCCGTTGAAGTGAAAGAAGTCACAGGTACCCTCTATTGTGCCGGACAGGCAGCCGTGCATGCCGATGGAACCTCCAGTAACGCCGACATGAGAACGCAGCTACTATTGGCCATCGAAAACCTGGAAAAGGTGATCTCCGAAGCAGGATATGAGTGTAAAAATATCATACGCCTCAATATCCTGTCCTCCTCATCAGAAGAATTCTTCTCCTGCTTTGATACCTTTCAGGAATGGATCGCCCAACATGGCATCAAACAGGTAAGTACCTTCTTTGAAGTACCCAAATTGTTTGAAACACTGAAAGTAGAGCTGGAAGCAATAGTAGTGAAGTGA
- a CDS encoding RNA polymerase sigma factor, whose protein sequence is MQMAINYNSPDDELLVLWRNGDLQAFDELFRRYFQPLHQYAVKNLRNAMLAEEIVMDVMLRIWNTNGAIHCPAGFKPYILRALKNAIFNHFRSSSPAIISWEELPAGQDIPTYNSPDHKLIHDETRELYLAALSSLSAKKREVFILSRDERLTYKEIAHQLNISVNTVENYIAASLAHMREKMNVNKL, encoded by the coding sequence ATGCAAATGGCAATAAATTATAACTCGCCGGATGATGAACTGTTGGTGCTTTGGAGGAACGGTGATCTCCAGGCATTCGATGAATTGTTTAGACGCTATTTCCAACCCCTCCATCAATATGCTGTCAAAAACCTGCGGAATGCCATGCTGGCCGAAGAAATCGTCATGGATGTAATGCTCCGCATCTGGAACACAAATGGCGCCATTCACTGCCCCGCCGGATTCAAACCATATATATTACGTGCCTTAAAAAATGCCATCTTCAACCATTTCAGATCATCCAGTCCGGCTATCATATCATGGGAAGAACTACCTGCCGGCCAGGATATTCCCACCTACAACTCCCCGGATCACAAATTAATACATGACGAAACCCGCGAACTATACCTCGCCGCACTCTCCTCGCTGTCTGCTAAAAAAAGAGAAGTCTTTATCCTCAGCCGCGACGAACGCCTCACCTACAAAGAGATCGCCCATCAACTCAATATCTCCGTCAATACCGTAGAAAACTATATAGCCGCTTCCCTCGCCCACATGAGAGAGAAGATGAATGTTAACAAATTGTAA
- a CDS encoding FecR family protein translates to MKEKELIRKMLSGTLNAEEQQQISHMMDDPDFRELFDAVLDQQGGELDMTVNDQSLAFTSEKLQVFHQLTHQASSDIVMESPVEDIPVVKLSPWKRLLPYAAAIMVAIGGLLVWWSGANEKQRLMAAQELNKKNEQLVAAAPAVQYTEHYNPKSRRLRVKLPDGSSITLGSKSRLKYPATFAVNKRDVYLEGEAFFEVTKDAAKPFVVYTGNVRTLVLGTSFKVSALPNTSVEVAVVTGKVQVSYHNGNTDNNLATMLPGEKITWEHNQLARLKFDPRDVLAWKNEQMVFRKQTLKNILDVFQRHYGVHISVINKGFLTERISLSMDEKMPLEKAMNVLAGTAGFEHAIDSLSRTVIIK, encoded by the coding sequence TTGAAAGAGAAGGAGCTAATAAGGAAAATGCTGTCAGGCACTTTGAATGCCGAAGAACAGCAACAGATCAGCCATATGATGGATGATCCTGATTTCCGTGAACTGTTCGATGCCGTCCTCGATCAACAGGGGGGCGAACTGGACATGACCGTAAATGATCAATCCCTGGCGTTTACCAGCGAAAAACTGCAGGTATTCCATCAGCTGACCCATCAAGCGTCTTCCGATATAGTAATGGAAAGCCCTGTAGAGGATATCCCGGTAGTGAAATTATCCCCGTGGAAACGCCTGTTGCCTTATGCCGCCGCCATAATGGTAGCGATCGGCGGACTCCTGGTGTGGTGGTCAGGAGCAAACGAAAAGCAGCGCTTAATGGCTGCACAGGAGCTAAATAAAAAAAACGAACAGCTCGTAGCAGCAGCACCTGCCGTTCAATATACAGAACACTATAATCCGAAATCACGCCGGCTGAGAGTAAAATTACCCGATGGCTCAAGCATAACGCTCGGCAGCAAAAGCCGGCTGAAATACCCGGCAACATTCGCAGTAAATAAAAGGGATGTATACCTGGAGGGCGAGGCTTTCTTCGAAGTGACAAAAGATGCCGCTAAACCATTTGTCGTATATACAGGCAATGTACGTACCCTCGTACTAGGTACCTCCTTCAAAGTATCTGCCTTACCTAACACATCGGTAGAAGTAGCTGTCGTGACCGGAAAAGTACAGGTGAGCTATCATAACGGTAATACAGACAATAACCTGGCTACCATGCTGCCTGGCGAAAAGATTACCTGGGAACACAATCAGCTTGCCAGGTTGAAGTTCGATCCGCGTGATGTGCTGGCCTGGAAAAATGAACAGATGGTATTCAGAAAACAAACATTGAAAAATATCCTGGATGTCTTCCAAAGACATTATGGTGTACATATATCAGTAATTAATAAGGGATTTTTGACCGAGCGGATCTCACTCTCAATGGATGAAAAGATGCCCCTGGAGAAAGCAATGAATGTATTGGCGGGTACAGCCGGATTCGAACATGCAATAGATTCCCTATCCAGGACTGTTATCATTAAATAG
- a CDS encoding TonB-dependent receptor: MRNCTTLFFVKEFKRGSWMPFLLVMLLSAGRTYAQDLTKKITLRLDSASLEQGLNEITRKANLRLSVREKLLAGHTTRVSVPAQTITVNDALTLVLSGTGLRYRLLEGYVVIETTPVRGAVTGRVFDSDGNRSLSGVTVNIKGTAIGNATDENGFFSIIVPSDGATLVFSYIGYKKKEIHVTPASQNIKVIMESNSIMLESVMVQARRRTNTEASVLTERRRAAIVQDAISAEQIVKTGSITTTQALSKVSGVTITDDKYVAVRGLGDRSVIGQLNGVRLASSDPDRSSIPLDLVPASLLDNITIYKTVTPDKPADAAAGIVELKTKSVPDRQTLEFIAQTGLNANIGTGGQYNSFWNSEMGAFGNRISKKNLSDDFKNLATQYPGGLKSIQQMVANSNYSMEAHKEVNRINNIMRGFDPVMTTQYKKAPLNQLYAVTYGNSFDVFKKHKLGLILGGNYYRRFTDISGGEVTQYSIYQGVVTGNPAVYSPRNIPNYITPNSLFMGKYQTYKENTGVETLNYGTLIGVTYRFSRLHEISMQYLGSWGGENTASNLYGHYEYTGLPGDVRSTTYSLKQTFRNLNTFNLQGEHKFFNKEYSPRLSYNVASSTSRQNDPDFRFISLADYRPTNGAYYLKPSTGPASNGQFVYTDHLYALTSGYVNGFGSLGVMQAEPNGRRWRNLLEKNYNYKADLAIPFKVLGQHQELKAGVNYLFRDRSFTENQLFLPGSNFSPNKTLPLYAVYGNLNKLVGNEVIGLAMPSATNGEGMMPVNGFMYNSQKSPNNYKGYYATNAWYGMLDLRLTEKFRLAGGVRFEMTDIGSAVDTAGVFLDPSLTVKAPDGSGIPLNPINPNTVYKAVYKPYYSANATYTLNDNMNFRAAYNTTLARPELREITNIFEFDAFQMGLVVGNPNLVNQHTENLDFRWEWFTGKGEVIAVSAFGKRIQNQLVKVFSLKTDGLAATYPEFPVIQFQNDPNIGKVWGLEFEIVQNLGKVWQPLNKFFLGTNLLIAQSEIQKTPERYKANRSIDRYSPKNSPLFEQAPYSINAWLNYDNKKSGTDLTLTFNMVGERLIQINLTGEPDLYTQPVPVLDFVFSQKLSKRISFKGYAKNILNPAIKTVYANPKTGGKWYGNEYINRSYQRGSELMLGFTYNLF, encoded by the coding sequence ATGCGAAATTGTACAACATTATTTTTTGTAAAAGAGTTTAAGAGAGGAAGCTGGATGCCCTTCCTATTGGTAATGCTCCTGAGTGCCGGCCGTACATATGCACAGGATCTTACCAAAAAGATCACCTTGCGCCTCGATAGCGCCAGCCTGGAACAAGGACTCAATGAGATCACCCGTAAAGCCAATCTTCGTCTATCCGTACGTGAAAAATTGCTTGCAGGCCACACAACACGCGTATCAGTACCTGCACAGACAATCACTGTCAATGATGCACTGACTTTAGTACTGTCAGGCACCGGACTGCGTTATCGCCTCCTGGAAGGGTATGTAGTGATCGAAACAACACCCGTAAGAGGAGCCGTAACCGGCCGCGTTTTCGATAGTGATGGCAATCGCTCCCTGAGCGGCGTAACAGTCAATATTAAAGGCACCGCCATCGGAAATGCCACAGATGAAAATGGATTCTTCTCCATCATCGTACCAAGCGATGGCGCCACATTGGTATTCTCCTACATAGGCTATAAAAAGAAAGAAATACATGTAACGCCTGCTTCTCAAAATATCAAAGTAATAATGGAGTCTAATTCCATCATGCTGGAATCAGTAATGGTACAAGCAAGGCGCCGCACCAACACCGAAGCATCCGTACTCACCGAACGCCGCCGCGCCGCCATTGTACAGGATGCCATCTCCGCAGAACAAATAGTGAAAACAGGAAGCATCACCACCACCCAGGCATTGTCCAAAGTATCGGGTGTTACCATTACCGACGACAAGTATGTCGCCGTCCGTGGACTGGGCGACCGTAGCGTGATCGGCCAACTGAATGGCGTTAGACTCGCCTCCTCAGACCCCGATCGCAGCTCCATCCCACTCGATCTCGTACCCGCTTCCCTGTTGGATAACATCACCATCTATAAAACAGTCACCCCCGATAAACCCGCCGATGCAGCAGCCGGTATCGTAGAACTGAAAACCAAATCAGTACCAGACCGCCAAACCCTCGAATTCATCGCCCAGACAGGCCTGAATGCTAACATTGGCACCGGTGGCCAATACAATAGCTTCTGGAATAGCGAAATGGGCGCCTTCGGTAACCGCATCAGTAAAAAAAATCTCTCAGACGACTTCAAAAACCTCGCAACGCAATACCCGGGGGGATTAAAATCCATCCAGCAAATGGTAGCCAACAGCAACTATAGCATGGAGGCCCATAAAGAAGTAAACCGCATTAATAACATCATGCGTGGCTTCGATCCCGTGATGACTACCCAATACAAAAAAGCACCCTTGAACCAGCTATATGCCGTAACATATGGCAATAGCTTCGATGTTTTCAAAAAACATAAACTTGGCCTCATCCTGGGTGGTAACTACTATCGCCGCTTTACCGACATCAGCGGAGGAGAAGTTACCCAATACAGTATTTATCAGGGCGTAGTAACCGGCAACCCCGCCGTATACAGCCCGCGTAATATCCCCAACTACATCACACCCAACAGCCTGTTCATGGGCAAGTACCAAACCTATAAAGAAAATACAGGCGTAGAAACCCTGAATTATGGTACCCTCATAGGCGTTACATACCGCTTTAGCCGCCTCCATGAGATCAGCATGCAATACCTAGGTAGCTGGGGAGGCGAAAATACCGCTTCCAACCTCTATGGACATTATGAATACACCGGCTTACCCGGCGACGTACGCAGCACCACCTACTCCCTAAAACAGACCTTCAGGAACCTGAATACATTTAACCTGCAAGGAGAACATAAATTCTTCAACAAAGAATACTCACCCCGCCTCAGCTATAACGTAGCCTCCTCCACCTCCAGGCAGAACGATCCCGATTTTCGTTTCATTAGCCTGGCCGACTATCGACCTACAAATGGAGCCTATTATTTAAAACCTTCCACCGGCCCGGCAAGTAATGGCCAATTCGTTTACACCGATCATCTGTATGCCCTCACCTCCGGATATGTAAATGGATTCGGTAGCCTCGGCGTTATGCAGGCAGAACCGAATGGCAGACGTTGGCGTAACCTCCTGGAGAAAAACTATAATTATAAAGCAGACTTAGCCATCCCGTTTAAAGTATTGGGCCAGCACCAGGAACTCAAAGCAGGAGTTAATTACCTCTTTCGTGATCGTAGCTTTACAGAAAATCAACTGTTCCTGCCTGGGTCCAACTTCTCACCCAATAAGACATTGCCGCTATATGCCGTATATGGTAACCTGAATAAACTGGTGGGCAACGAGGTGATTGGTCTGGCGATGCCATCCGCCACCAACGGTGAAGGAATGATGCCAGTCAATGGCTTTATGTACAACAGCCAGAAATCCCCCAACAACTATAAAGGCTACTATGCCACAAATGCCTGGTATGGTATGCTCGACCTGAGACTGACAGAAAAATTCCGCCTCGCAGGAGGTGTCCGTTTCGAAATGACAGATATCGGTTCCGCCGTAGATACCGCCGGCGTATTCCTGGACCCTTCCCTTACCGTCAAAGCACCCGATGGCTCCGGTATTCCGCTAAACCCGATCAATCCTAACACCGTCTATAAAGCCGTATATAAACCTTATTACTCAGCCAATGCTACCTATACGCTGAATGATAATATGAACTTCCGGGCAGCGTATAATACCACCCTCGCAAGACCCGAACTGCGCGAGATCACCAACATCTTCGAGTTCGACGCCTTCCAGATGGGGCTCGTCGTAGGCAACCCCAATCTCGTAAACCAACACACCGAAAACCTGGATTTTCGCTGGGAATGGTTCACCGGCAAAGGAGAAGTGATCGCAGTATCCGCATTTGGTAAACGCATACAGAACCAGCTGGTAAAAGTGTTCAGCCTGAAAACAGATGGACTCGCTGCCACCTACCCCGAGTTCCCCGTGATCCAGTTCCAGAACGATCCTAATATCGGTAAAGTCTGGGGACTGGAATTCGAGATCGTACAAAACCTGGGAAAGGTATGGCAACCGCTTAATAAGTTCTTCCTCGGCACCAACCTCCTCATCGCACAAAGTGAGATACAAAAAACACCAGAACGCTATAAAGCCAACAGATCAATCGACAGGTATTCGCCTAAAAACAGCCCACTGTTTGAACAGGCTCCCTACTCGATCAACGCCTGGCTCAATTATGACAACAAGAAATCCGGTACCGATCTCACCCTCACCTTCAATATGGTGGGCGAACGCCTCATACAGATCAATCTCACCGGTGAACCCGATCTATATACACAACCGGTGCCTGTACTGGATTTCGTTTTTAGCCAGAAACTGAGCAAACGCATCTCGTTTAAAGGGTATGCCAAAAATATCCTCAACCCAGCGATCAAAACAGTATACGCCAATCCGAAAACAGGTGGTAAATGGTATGGTAATGAATACATCAACCGCAGTTACCAGCGAGGTTCGGAACTCATGCTCGGATTTACCTATAACCTATTCTGA
- a CDS encoding DUF4397 domain-containing protein: MTIQSKYSLCLIAILLLLGACKKDKLNYEYDNRPLKEPRKKSNVRIINLADYNQVVANGDTLTNFVVRRAGTPNENDYPGTTYFPTNGRLSKIWEVPQDVFDAREKANLTICNWTLSGVINMVRFTTENSYSRPLDYILPPAFAFKGQPEVVPVPRDVSAPSKPDHFKIRIINLTGAINSPGSNVNGPIEDLQGPVTLSYADGTPVDTKTSHIASANPVSGYVEVPYGTYQFKVLTEDGRTLPAISQDAKYSIIEPVNSSVLVRYNKPINQIYAPIKTYQPGGIYTVIVTPQNFRYYTNERDQDATTYQNGFQIINDNSLTPNTTYCRLQTVNAWKDQPVTIRTNGREIATGLTFGKAGAYANLVNGHHKIEAIDANGKVIATTEQLLRPAQNYTAWLYPTKEGDAKLLIVANDLSGMSYNGSSEDATYDRFQYDYIFNQRFLNLSPDNPYVSFTKDNGIALSLNASINLQPGIPLEQKPYITMGYDMPRFNMMAYRSLPDVVPGIWADDIPVRGSEDFIANKTLYTNINRPLPTHEPGIYTVALIGRTGNATPKATIMILKHNK; this comes from the coding sequence ATGACAATACAATCCAAATACAGCCTCTGCCTTATTGCCATATTGCTCCTGCTGGGTGCCTGTAAAAAAGATAAACTCAACTATGAGTACGACAACCGGCCGCTAAAAGAACCCCGGAAGAAATCAAACGTGCGTATCATCAACCTGGCAGACTATAATCAAGTAGTCGCTAACGGAGATACCCTCACGAATTTCGTAGTACGGAGGGCTGGTACCCCTAATGAAAACGATTATCCGGGTACCACCTACTTCCCCACCAATGGGCGGTTAAGCAAAATATGGGAAGTCCCCCAGGATGTGTTTGATGCAAGAGAAAAAGCAAATCTTACAATCTGCAACTGGACTTTGAGTGGAGTGATCAATATGGTAAGATTTACAACGGAAAATAGCTACAGCAGACCGCTGGACTACATACTGCCTCCGGCATTCGCCTTCAAAGGACAACCAGAAGTAGTACCGGTTCCCCGCGATGTATCAGCGCCTTCTAAACCGGATCATTTTAAGATCCGTATCATCAACCTGACCGGTGCCATCAACTCACCGGGCTCCAATGTAAACGGCCCGATAGAGGATCTGCAAGGACCGGTTACACTCTCTTACGCAGATGGCACACCTGTCGACACAAAGACCAGCCACATAGCCTCCGCAAACCCCGTGTCCGGATACGTAGAAGTGCCTTATGGTACCTACCAGTTCAAAGTACTGACGGAAGATGGACGCACCTTACCGGCAATCAGCCAGGACGCAAAGTATTCCATCATCGAACCTGTCAATTCCAGTGTGCTGGTAAGGTATAACAAGCCAATAAACCAAATATACGCACCGATAAAGACCTATCAGCCTGGTGGTATCTATACCGTGATCGTGACACCGCAAAACTTCAGGTACTACACCAACGAGAGAGACCAGGATGCTACCACCTATCAGAATGGCTTCCAGATAATCAACGACAACAGCCTTACTCCAAACACTACTTACTGCAGGTTACAGACCGTAAATGCATGGAAGGATCAGCCTGTCACTATCAGGACCAATGGAAGAGAGATCGCCACCGGCCTCACATTTGGCAAAGCAGGAGCATACGCTAACCTGGTAAACGGCCATCACAAGATAGAAGCAATAGATGCGAACGGAAAAGTGATCGCAACAACAGAACAACTACTACGACCAGCACAGAACTATACTGCCTGGTTATATCCAACGAAGGAGGGTGACGCAAAACTACTTATCGTCGCTAATGATCTCAGCGGTATGTCATACAATGGTAGCTCAGAAGATGCTACTTACGATCGCTTCCAGTACGATTATATCTTCAACCAGCGATTCCTCAACCTGTCACCCGACAATCCTTATGTCTCGTTTACAAAAGACAATGGTATAGCCTTGAGCCTGAATGCATCCATTAACCTGCAGCCGGGAATACCGCTGGAACAAAAACCCTATATAACAATGGGCTACGATATGCCCAGGTTCAATATGATGGCTTACCGCTCTTTACCAGATGTAGTGCCGGGCATATGGGCAGATGATATCCCGGTACGTGGCTCAGAAGATTTCATCGCCAATAAGACCTTATATACAAATATCAACAGACCATTACCCACTCATGAGCCGGGTATATACACCGTAGCACTCATAGGCCGTACCGGCAACGCTACTCCCAAGGCTACAATCATGATCCTAAAACATAATAAATGA
- a CDS encoding fasciclin domain-containing protein, giving the protein MYKDFKAQRYWWVVALLTIITIACKHDNLLVPKPNENIRPAADFIRNNYDFRLFYAALDYTGLVNELNGKGPFTILAIPDKAFKLLGVLTEDQVRRLNKDSLQRALRYHVLKNRRLLSSDVPTNGIDIRYETLSGDSVYTSILSRADEVYIDGVTIVRKNIPLSNGILHVVSKPLQYHKGETIKNYLSRLPEYSIYVAGLKKFGLLDELANKGPFTIFAPNNEALTSKGITMETIDTLTTAAYYGNRLFGAYILYGKHFFISDMAIFGAITGENIYNTSLRNDNWILRLATVDMKADPADNFTVSLPILGLFNPGKNPANPDRIGEVIQRSDDVKPPVWYDHRCENGIVHQLHGALATPADVLK; this is encoded by the coding sequence ATGTACAAAGATTTTAAAGCACAGCGTTATTGGTGGGTAGTAGCTCTACTGACTATTATCACAATAGCTTGTAAGCACGACAATCTCCTGGTCCCAAAACCAAATGAGAACATACGCCCGGCCGCAGACTTCATCAGGAACAATTATGATTTCCGGCTATTTTATGCCGCCCTGGACTATACAGGACTCGTCAACGAACTAAATGGAAAAGGTCCGTTCACCATACTGGCAATACCCGATAAGGCATTTAAACTATTGGGAGTGCTCACAGAAGACCAGGTACGTCGCCTGAATAAAGACAGCCTGCAGCGTGCCCTTCGATACCATGTACTCAAAAATAGACGGCTACTAAGCAGTGATGTACCTACTAATGGGATAGACATACGATATGAGACACTCAGTGGAGACAGTGTCTATACATCCATCCTGTCACGCGCAGATGAAGTTTATATCGACGGTGTAACCATCGTCCGCAAAAACATTCCGTTATCCAATGGAATATTGCATGTCGTAAGTAAACCGCTACAGTATCATAAAGGCGAGACAATAAAAAATTACCTCAGCAGGTTACCGGAGTACAGCATCTACGTAGCCGGACTGAAAAAGTTCGGTCTGCTGGATGAACTGGCGAATAAAGGACCCTTTACCATCTTTGCGCCCAACAACGAGGCGCTCACCAGTAAGGGTATCACCATGGAAACGATCGATACCCTCACAACAGCCGCTTATTATGGCAACCGCCTTTTCGGCGCTTACATCCTGTATGGCAAACATTTTTTTATATCTGACATGGCTATTTTCGGCGCTATTACAGGAGAAAACATTTATAATACTTCACTGAGAAATGACAACTGGATATTAAGGTTGGCCACTGTCGATATGAAAGCTGACCCTGCAGATAATTTCACCGTATCTCTCCCCATATTAGGTTTGTTTAATCCTGGCAAAAATCCCGCTAACCCTGATAGGATAGGCGAGGTAATACAGCGATCAGATGATGTTAAACCACCAGTCTGGTATGATCACCGCTGTGAAAACGGGATCGTACACCAGTTACATGGCGCATTGGCAACACCTGCCGATGTATTGAAATAA